tgtgtgtgtgtgtacgtgtgcatgtgtatttgtgtgtgttggtatgtgagaagcatgtgtgtgtacattagaATCTCAGAGTTCATTTCAAGTTAAATAATTGAAGCTTCTCATTTTGTCTTGATTTACATCCTGTGTGCTCAGAGTTCCTTATATGACTGGGCGGAATGGGAGCTCAAAGACATCTTTTTTTGGACTTGTCTTCTCCCTCCTCAGGTTTATACCTGCTGTTCATCATACTTGCAAAACATTCAAAGCTCTCGCTTTGTTTAAAACTCTGCACACACCACCTCTGGAATATTTTATAAGGAAGCCGGCAACAAGAAAGCATATCCATATctcagttttttctctctctctctctctctctctctctctctctctctcccccgttgtctctttttctctgcatttcagttggATGTGTTGAATTGAGATTCTGATCATTGGAAAATGTTAACTAATAGTTGACTTTTATAGAGTATCAACTATGTTAGCTGTCTGTACTGTAAATCTGAACCCTGTTTGTTAACTTGCTCTTACACAGAATCAAAAGGATTAATCTAaattaaatcataataaaattACTGACAATGGATCAACTAATAGAGGTCTATTTGTGATCgatttttgtcttttttctttctttttttcaactAGGCAGAAACATtctattcataaaaaaatttgaTCGGAATGTCTGTTGCTGTAAATATCTCTTTAGATCAGCATGTGataaattatgcaaatgtaaatgacaacattgaaaaatgaagaaaaatgatGCCCTACATCAaatattttggaaacatttaaattgtatattgactgactgatttaaTTTTGTGTACCTATAGCACTGGCACTGCATGACGTTTACAGATATCTGCTGTTTTAGGTGGCGGTCTGACGACGATGCTGGATGCCATGGAAGTCCCAAGTCATGCTAGGCACCTCCTCCTGCAGCTCAACACCCAGCGCACCAAGGGCTTCCTGTGTGATGTCATCATCGTGGTGCAGAACGCATTGTTCCGAGCCCACAAGAACATTCTGGCCGCCAGCAGCCTCTACCTGAAGTCCCTGGTAGTCCATGACAACCTAATCAACCTAGACCACGAGATGGTGAGTCCCGGCGTGTTCCGGGTCATTCTTGACTACATCTACACGGGCCGTCTGACTGAGGGAGAGCCCAGCTCCCCTACAGAGCCCAACTTGGGGGCTGTGCTGGCTGCGGCTAGCTATCTGCAGCTGCTGGACTTAGTGGCACTTTGTAAGAAAAAGCTGAAGAGAAATGGGAAGTACCCTCTCCGCCCACCTGCTTTTCTGCCATATGGGAAGATGGGTCCCAATAGTCTGGGCAGGTATCGAGTGTCCACGCCTGTTATTCAGTCCTGCTTCCAAAGGGGAGTTGTGAACACCCACACTCCCCGTGCCCCACCACTAGAGGAGCTTCCTCCCCACCCTCTGGCCACACATGTAGGGGAGCTGTATGCCCCTGTCTCCTCCCAGGTTCCCCAGGTGTTCCCCTCCTCACAGCCAGCCCTGCAGGCTCAGCCCAGCCTGCACTCAGCCCACTCTGACAGGAACTGCTCCCCTATCTTCGGTCTGGACCTTTCCAAGAAGAGCCCCAACTCCCAGTCCCAGCACACGCCCTCCCACCCTCACCTGGTCCACGCCCTGCCCCACACCGATGAGGAGCGGGAGCGGGAGATGAGCAGCCGTGCCAGCCCCATGATGGGGGCCAATGGCGGGGCCTACCCGTCGGAGAAGATGGAGGTGGCTGATCAGGCAgggtctctccctcctcacccctACCCCCACCTCAACCAGCCTCTAGGCCCACACCTGCCCCACCTCCACAGATCCAGCTCCCAGGGCCCAGACCACTACCCCTGCCCCCCCAGCCCCGAAACCCCCACGGAAGCAGGAGAACCCGGAAGAGAGGTGGGCAACATCTACCGCTGGGTGAAACCTGAGCCCCTGTCCTACACAGCCGAGGATGAAGACGAGGATGAGGACGAGGAGGAAAGGGGTGGAAGCGGAGACCAAGACAACCAACATCACAATCAC
The sequence above is a segment of the Esox lucius isolate fEsoLuc1 chromosome 1, fEsoLuc1.pri, whole genome shotgun sequence genome. Coding sequences within it:
- the hic1 gene encoding hypermethylated in cancer 1 protein isoform X1, with the protein product MIIKGDLDRMAEEIGHPAPTRSGLALQGPKGAQISAVLGGGLTTMLDAMEVPSHARHLLLQLNTQRTKGFLCDVIIVVQNALFRAHKNILAASSLYLKSLVVHDNLINLDHEMVSPGVFRVILDYIYTGRLTEGEPSSPTEPNLGAVLAAASYLQLLDLVALCKKKLKRNGKYPLRPPAFLPYGKMGPNSLGRYRVSTPVIQSCFQRGVVNTHTPRAPPLEELPPHPLATHVGELYAPVSSQVPQVFPSSQPALQAQPSLHSAHSDRNCSPIFGLDLSKKSPNSQSQHTPSHPHLVHALPHTDEEREREMSSRASPMMGANGGAYPSEKMEVADQAGSLPPHPYPHLNQPLGPHLPHLHRSSSQGPDHYPCPPSPETPTEAGEPGREVGNIYRWVKPEPLSYTAEDEDEDEDEEERGGSGDQDNQHHNHHHKAGDEVEDRYREVGCDGEDDKSGSGSEETGSSEGRPSPPGAMGRFNIPYEPESFGDNLYMCIPCDKGFPSSDQLNAHVESHTEEEQYSNSGGEMGIGNPKTNSGAANGNGSLNSNGSLSSLSYLEGKSSQSLGSGGLGEIIRPYRCSSCEKSYKDPATLRQHEKTHWLTRPYPCSICGKKFTQRGTMTRHMRSHLGLKPFACDHCGMRFTRQYRLTEHMRIHSGEKPYECQVCGGKFAQQRNLISHMKMHSSGGGGGGLTADGKLKLDFAEGIYPLSKYAAEHLGLKQEKASELLAEHAKAMESLYPLSKLAAEHLGLTHHDKMDVLGVQALHPPPGSLSDSHSRTIDRYSPS
- the hic1 gene encoding hypermethylated in cancer 1 protein isoform X2 — encoded protein: MSPSAHTIRLSTPRTKGGSGGGLTTMLDAMEVPSHARHLLLQLNTQRTKGFLCDVIIVVQNALFRAHKNILAASSLYLKSLVVHDNLINLDHEMVSPGVFRVILDYIYTGRLTEGEPSSPTEPNLGAVLAAASYLQLLDLVALCKKKLKRNGKYPLRPPAFLPYGKMGPNSLGRYRVSTPVIQSCFQRGVVNTHTPRAPPLEELPPHPLATHVGELYAPVSSQVPQVFPSSQPALQAQPSLHSAHSDRNCSPIFGLDLSKKSPNSQSQHTPSHPHLVHALPHTDEEREREMSSRASPMMGANGGAYPSEKMEVADQAGSLPPHPYPHLNQPLGPHLPHLHRSSSQGPDHYPCPPSPETPTEAGEPGREVGNIYRWVKPEPLSYTAEDEDEDEDEEERGGSGDQDNQHHNHHHKAGDEVEDRYREVGCDGEDDKSGSGSEETGSSEGRPSPPGAMGRFNIPYEPESFGDNLYMCIPCDKGFPSSDQLNAHVESHTEEEQYSNSGGEMGIGNPKTNSGAANGNGSLNSNGSLSSLSYLEGKSSQSLGSGGLGEIIRPYRCSSCEKSYKDPATLRQHEKTHWLTRPYPCSICGKKFTQRGTMTRHMRSHLGLKPFACDHCGMRFTRQYRLTEHMRIHSGEKPYECQVCGGKFAQQRNLISHMKMHSSGGGGGGLTADGKLKLDFAEGIYPLSKYAAEHLGLKQEKASELLAEHAKAMESLYPLSKLAAEHLGLTHHDKMDVLGVQALHPPPGSLSDSHSRTIDRYSPS
- the hic1 gene encoding hypermethylated in cancer 1 protein isoform X3, which translates into the protein MIIKGDLDRMAEEIGHPGGGLTTMLDAMEVPSHARHLLLQLNTQRTKGFLCDVIIVVQNALFRAHKNILAASSLYLKSLVVHDNLINLDHEMVSPGVFRVILDYIYTGRLTEGEPSSPTEPNLGAVLAAASYLQLLDLVALCKKKLKRNGKYPLRPPAFLPYGKMGPNSLGRYRVSTPVIQSCFQRGVVNTHTPRAPPLEELPPHPLATHVGELYAPVSSQVPQVFPSSQPALQAQPSLHSAHSDRNCSPIFGLDLSKKSPNSQSQHTPSHPHLVHALPHTDEEREREMSSRASPMMGANGGAYPSEKMEVADQAGSLPPHPYPHLNQPLGPHLPHLHRSSSQGPDHYPCPPSPETPTEAGEPGREVGNIYRWVKPEPLSYTAEDEDEDEDEEERGGSGDQDNQHHNHHHKAGDEVEDRYREVGCDGEDDKSGSGSEETGSSEGRPSPPGAMGRFNIPYEPESFGDNLYMCIPCDKGFPSSDQLNAHVESHTEEEQYSNSGGEMGIGNPKTNSGAANGNGSLNSNGSLSSLSYLEGKSSQSLGSGGLGEIIRPYRCSSCEKSYKDPATLRQHEKTHWLTRPYPCSICGKKFTQRGTMTRHMRSHLGLKPFACDHCGMRFTRQYRLTEHMRIHSGEKPYECQVCGGKFAQQRNLISHMKMHSSGGGGGGLTADGKLKLDFAEGIYPLSKYAAEHLGLKQEKASELLAEHAKAMESLYPLSKLAAEHLGLTHHDKMDVLGVQALHPPPGSLSDSHSRTIDRYSPS
- the hic1 gene encoding hypermethylated in cancer 1 protein isoform X4 yields the protein MLDAMEVPSHARHLLLQLNTQRTKGFLCDVIIVVQNALFRAHKNILAASSLYLKSLVVHDNLINLDHEMVSPGVFRVILDYIYTGRLTEGEPSSPTEPNLGAVLAAASYLQLLDLVALCKKKLKRNGKYPLRPPAFLPYGKMGPNSLGRYRVSTPVIQSCFQRGVVNTHTPRAPPLEELPPHPLATHVGELYAPVSSQVPQVFPSSQPALQAQPSLHSAHSDRNCSPIFGLDLSKKSPNSQSQHTPSHPHLVHALPHTDEEREREMSSRASPMMGANGGAYPSEKMEVADQAGSLPPHPYPHLNQPLGPHLPHLHRSSSQGPDHYPCPPSPETPTEAGEPGREVGNIYRWVKPEPLSYTAEDEDEDEDEEERGGSGDQDNQHHNHHHKAGDEVEDRYREVGCDGEDDKSGSGSEETGSSEGRPSPPGAMGRFNIPYEPESFGDNLYMCIPCDKGFPSSDQLNAHVESHTEEEQYSNSGGEMGIGNPKTNSGAANGNGSLNSNGSLSSLSYLEGKSSQSLGSGGLGEIIRPYRCSSCEKSYKDPATLRQHEKTHWLTRPYPCSICGKKFTQRGTMTRHMRSHLGLKPFACDHCGMRFTRQYRLTEHMRIHSGEKPYECQVCGGKFAQQRNLISHMKMHSSGGGGGGLTADGKLKLDFAEGIYPLSKYAAEHLGLKQEKASELLAEHAKAMESLYPLSKLAAEHLGLTHHDKMDVLGVQALHPPPGSLSDSHSRTIDRYSPS